The genomic stretch TTGAGCGGAGGGAAAGATCTCCCACCCTCGCACCTCAAAAGGGTTAACTAAAATGAGTTTGTAATTTGAAAATTGACCCGCCTTCAGAATCGCCGGACTGCCAAAATATTATCTAAAGGTGGTATTTCGTCTTATACACATCAAATAAGTATTTATGCACGAATGTGAAATAGAACATACATAGACGGGGGGCTTAATTTCTTTTGTTAATAACATGAAATTGGAACATACTTTAGTTTTCATAATTTGACGACATGCGGGCGCGATATCTCAATGTTTGTCCAAATTTGACGTTCATTTaaaatgttttcaattttcCCTCTTTGAAAATACTTTCGCTAGTATTGTGCGTTGTAGAAGACTCCATCGCCCCGAAGGTGGCGCGCCTTTTTGCTGAGAATGGCCTCGGAAGCTATTTCTGCCTTTCCTGCTTTACCAGCCCTAACCATGAAAGGTCCAttagggttttctctctctcgagcTCCAAGCTCGAAGCTTTGCGACCCCCCCTACCAGACTGCTTCTTCTTCCACCacgattgagagagagagttgcaggAGAGCAATGGAAGAGTGCACGAAAGAGATCAAAAGGGCACTAACACCCTCACCATCTCGGCGAAAGTTGCTGTTTCATGGCATTTGTTCccctgtctctttctctctctttcatatggATTAAACAGAGCTTTAAGAAGACTTTCATACTCCTTTGCAGCTTAGGGCATGTAGATTTCGATAGTTAGGAAAAGGGTGCGCGCTTTGCTGTATCTGATGTGTTTCGCATTCTTCACTACCGTAGCATGACAAATCTGACTTattcccagaaaaaaaaaaaaaaaacaaaaacaaagtgaAAAGTCTGCTTGACCTTTAGAGGTTGTTAATATGCTTTCCAGAAATGCTACTGCCTCTTTGATGTTTCATGTCCCAGTGTCCTCATAGATGCTCAGACCATTTCGGATTCTGTGTTTACTTCAGCTTGCCCTTCCTATGATCTTTTAAGGTTAGTAACTTGTAGAGTTACAAACGAGAGACGTATTCTCTTTTTCGTTGTCTTTCTAAACAGTCAAAAGAGAGATGTAAATCCCGAAAATGGACGATGCTGATATAAAGTGGGAAAAAGACTAGTAATGTATGCATTATGGTCCTTCATTGATGTAATATGTTGAGATCCTTCGTTAATGGTATTGTAAATAGGAGGTTAATTTCATTCCCCCTATTTATAATACCATCAATGTAGCATCTCAACATGCCCCGAGATTCTAATCAACAGTGTCCTGAGATGGAATGAGCTTCACATCTTCCTGCACGTTCTCCCATAAAAAGGAAGCTGAACAAGATGTTGCTTAAATTGCACTAGATCAGTTTACACACATGCGAGGTGTGATAGTTCTGTAGTTTCTGCTTATATGCTTGATATGCATTGCAATCATGCCACTTGAATTTGATAATTAGCTGAAATGCtgtaaatcattattttttgaattgcaGTCATATCCTCATTATGCAAGTGGTGATCTTGAGGAAGCCTTGAACTAGACCGATTAATTCATTTGAGACCTTGGCggatatctttctttcttttcctcactTATATTGTCTTGCAAAAGTTGATCTAGTGCAACTGGAAAATAATATGTTTGCTTCACACTGTCAATGCTATAGTTTGATTCTTGATTCATCCTTTTCAATTATTTCTCGGGTTTATTTTAACTATTCTACTGGTAATTTCATTATAGCACAGGATTCAATCTTTGGGGAGTCTATTCTGAATGAACATGCAGCCAAGATGAAGCAGGAGATGCCCTATTGCACAAGTGTCCACCCACAAGGACCAGTTCCTGTTTTTGTATCTCATTTGGTGTTCAATGGTGTAGCTTAAACCGGAAACATTGGTAAAAGCAAAAAGAAGGCTGAACAATTGGCAGCACACGCTGCCATTCAATCCCTCTATGATATGCtattttctttactttattttgAAGATATGCATGTTTCTATCAATGCAACTAATAGCAAGTTGCAAATGGTTCTTTTGAAGATGATAAAGTCTAATTTCAGACTTCATGCTGCATATGATACATGAGTACCATTTTTGCCTTGAAATCAAGCAGCAAAAATATTACTGCCGGTTGAAGCAGCATCGGTTGCAGTTGTAGTTGAAGGTCTAGTTTAAGTAGTAGGCTGAtcaagaggaagaaaaataatgataagTGAAGTAGTGTGgctgtgtttttttctttttttccttcaaattctGAGTTCAGTGAACTTGTATGGGGTGGATTGATTATGTATTTATGTTGTAGTAGTGCTTGTAATCCCTCTCTTATCATAATAAACTATGCTTGTTCGTTTGATATGTGATGCCATCGATCGAAATGGATCAATGTAGCCTTGATTTCTTTGTCTTAGTCCGATGGtcatttgtaattttatttatatGGGCAAGATGGACAGTCTAAGAGTTTGCACAATGCCAAGGTATGGTTTGTTGTTCAACAAATCATACCAGCAAGGCATACCAGAGAGAGTTAGGAACAATGCCAACCTCCTCTGTTGCGGCTTGCAATGGAGGAGCTTGCATAAAAACATGTGCAAATGTCCAGCGGGTCCAACAATACGTGTGATTACAGCAGCTCATACATGAGTGATTTCCCACCATTTCTGCAAAACATGTCCACGAATGCAACAAATGTACAAGCAAGGATTATACATGCTTATGATTTGCCATAATGCAACTGTTGGTTCAATCTTAATGACCTCTACTTGACACTGGTATCCGCAATTCCTGTTGTTGCAGGGGATGATGTGATTGCTGTGACTGATGGAAATTATTAAAGTATTGTCCCACAATGCTTGACAACGGGttctaaatgctctttatatttatgtagtTTTCATCCATCTATTAATTAAGTTtttggattgaactttctaacatggtatcgtaGCAAGTACTAACCCTTTCGTGAATGTGCGTTGTAAAATATTGAGTCTAGGAACGCTAGTATCATAAGTGCGAGTTTCGATAACCTTGCTTCGTAAGGAGGTAAAAGTTTGCGAGAGATGGGAGGGAGAGACATGGcaggccaaaaaaaagaacttgcagTCTGTTACAACGACGGGAACCGGCCGGACGGTCCAGGAGAAAATGGCATTGATTCGGTCAGGGCTGGGTTTTCGGGCCGGATGTCCGGACCGACCGGTGCCTAATCTCCGGTCCTTGAGACAAAACCCCCCAAAACCCTTACTGCAATATCGTAGCTTTCTTCTGCCAAAGATCTTTTGTTCTGTCGATTTTCCAAGCTATATCTTCCATTTCAGCGACGAATTTCTCACCGATCTCTGGCACCTTTAAGAAAGGTAACGCACTCGTTACGGTTTTCCTTTCACGATGATCTTACGGGGAGGATGACGGGATGACATCGAGCAATAGAACAGCGAACGTAGTCATAAGATAAAAGAGGGATTTGATAGGTTTCATACCGGGGGCGTGTGCTGGCTTTAGCGGATTCTctttatctcaaaattttcagttgGATCCTCAATGATTGCTGCAGATTTGTGAGCTTATGTTCCGCTCTGGATTAATTGATTAGAAAACGAGCTGCCCACGGGATTGCCTGTAGCGGAGGGGGATTCGGATTCGGATTCGGACGCGTAAGAGATCGCGATTTGGTGGTACGTCTTCTGATGCGAATTTTGCCAGGCAAATGCAATTAGATTGTCCAGTTAGGTTTCCTTTGCTTTAGCTTGGTGACATTTTACATATATGTGATCGCGCTGGGTACGGATTTGGTATCTCAGACTGTTCTTGGTTGCTGCGTGTGGTGTCTATAAGTTTCATGATTAAGCTTTCAGAGAGATCTCCGAGATATGCCATCAGAGTTAGTGATGTTGCAAATAGGTCGTCGCCTTCAGTTCCCATTTCGAAATCGTGGTCCTTGTGGATTCAGTTGAAGCAAAAATCCAGTCGAGCAGGAAGACCCAAGAAGAAAATCTACCATAGAGTCCCGGAACTTGACAAAGTCATGGACTTGCAAAAGAAGCCAGCTTTAATCCTACAGCTCAAATCTATCATCCAATCCCACAAGAACCAATCTCTCCTCCTTAGGGACCTAGAAAAAGAAGTAGGGTTCGTTCAAAAGTGGAACTTTATGGCTGTGATTGAAAGGTACCCTTCAATGTTCCACGTAGGTGGTGGCAATAGAATGCCTCCTTTTGTATCACTCACTGAGAGAGCTGAGAAGATTGCTTGTGGAGAAGCTAAAGTCAGGACGTTAATGGAACccattttggtgaaaaatttgaGGAAGCTGTTAATGTTGTCCGTGGATTGTCAAATCCCGCTCGAGAAGATTGAATTTATAGGGTCTGGACTGGGATTGCCTGATAATTTCAAGAATACTTTGATCCCAAAGTACCCTGAGTTTTTCTCAGTCAAAAATGTCAATGGAAGAGATTGCCTTAGGCTGGAACATTGGGATTCCTCATTGGCTGTTACAGCCCGTGAGGAAAAACTAGCACGTGAAGGTTTTCTGGACTCTAACGTAGGTCAAGAGAAGGTTAAAATATCCAAAGATGGTAATTATGCAGGTCCCTTTGCGTTCAGAATGAGTTATCCTGCTGGTTTTAGACCAAACACAGGTTATCTTGCAGCAGTTGAGAGGTGGCAGAGATTGGAATTTCCTTCACCTTACTTGAACGCGAGAAGATTTGAGGTAACCGATCATAAAGCTCGAAAAAGGGTGGTGGCTGTGCTTCATGAGCTCCTCAGTTTGACTATGGAGAAAAGGATGTCATATTCACAATTGGATGCATTTCACTCGGAGTATCTGTTGCCATCTAGGTTGGTCCTTTGTTTGATCAAGCATCAAGGCATCTTTTACCTTACTAATAAGGGTGCTAGGGGCACGGTGTTCCTTAAAGAAGCCTTTGATGGATCAAATCTATTAGAGAAGTGTCCTTTGCTATCTTTCAATGAGAAGTTTATGGAACTTTGTGGGCGAAGGGCTACGAGTTCATGTGTAACAAGATGACTTTGTCAGATGGTGTTGAATGATATATACTTAATCGTTCCTTTGTCCTGACGTTGAGAATGTAATGCCTTAGATGGAGTCAAACATAGTTTAACATGTGAAGTACTTTCGCTGTCTCTAAAACCTCTTACTGAGATCTACTTTGTGACACTATGCCTTTCCAAGTGGAAACAAACTTAGGCAAGGATTGCTAATGAGGTCACTTATCCAAGTACTATCTTTGTAACAGGTGTCCATACTTCGATTGATCCAATTCGTCCAATTAACAGTTTTATGTCCAAAAGAAGTTACACGTgtgatttaataattttttgggtgACTCGACAAAGTTGGATGGACTGAAGGCAATACGAAAGGAGCAAAATCAATGTGCAGCTGAGGTTTCATCGTCAGAAGGTAGACGAGATACCATAAGGGCCCAATATCTTGATAGCACCTTTGTCTTCGAATGATGGTTAATTAAGTGAGAATTACTTGAGATTGAATTCTGATTTTGTGAATAGATGGAAAGTTTTGTAATCTGTTATGCTCGGTGAGAATGATTTGGTCAAAATGAGTTAAATAGGTAAATTCAAGTCAAACTGATTCTGAACCCACCTATTTGCAACTGCCAGTTCATAGACCCATTATATACATCAGCATTTCTATTATTAGCCGGTGCAGGAGACATTTCAGAGAGAGAACACTTATGGATCGGAGAGAGAATCGATCTCCCCAAGGTGATTTGCTTTTCATTTGTtgatttatttatgaaaagacTGGTTGTACTAGTTCTTAGTTctcttttttcacaaaaaattgcaGGCGAGACTGCTCGAATTCTGGTGGAGTTCTTAGAGGTTGCCATCACTTCCATTGTTTACCTCAAGGGACTCTATCCTTCTGGTAAGAAAATAGCCGTAgctgttcttgaatttttgaatgGGCAAAGAAATAGGACTTCTTGATGAAAGCAACTTTGCTATATTTGGGGGCTTGTGCCTCATCCTTTTGACCTTTTTACTTTTCTGCATCACCTACCAATATGTAtatttgccaaattttttggaGGTGCCTT from Rhodamnia argentea isolate NSW1041297 chromosome 2, ASM2092103v1, whole genome shotgun sequence encodes the following:
- the LOC115757530 gene encoding protein WHAT'S THIS FACTOR 1 homolog, chloroplastic; this translates as MIKLSERSPRYAIRVSDVANRSSPSVPISKSWSLWIQLKQKSSRAGRPKKKIYHRVPELDKVMDLQKKPALILQLKSIIQSHKNQSLLLRDLEKEVGFVQKWNFMAVIERYPSMFHVGGGNRMPPFVSLTERAEKIACGEAKVRTLMEPILVKNLRKLLMLSVDCQIPLEKIEFIGSGLGLPDNFKNTLIPKYPEFFSVKNVNGRDCLRLEHWDSSLAVTAREEKLAREGFLDSNVGQEKVKISKDGNYAGPFAFRMSYPAGFRPNTGYLAAVERWQRLEFPSPYLNARRFEVTDHKARKRVVAVLHELLSLTMEKRMSYSQLDAFHSEYLLPSRLVLCLIKHQGIFYLTNKGARGTVFLKEAFDGSNLLEKCPLLSFNEKFMELCGRRATSSCVTR